In Asanoa sp. WMMD1127, one genomic interval encodes:
- the efp gene encoding elongation factor P, whose product MATTNDLKNGLVLNLDGELWSVVEFQHVKPGKGGAFVRTTLKNVLSGKVVDKTFNAGTKVETATVDKRTMQYLYADGEDFVFMDLDTYDQIHVAGGTVGEASNYLLPEAEAIVATHEGVPLYVELPTSVVLEVTYTEPGLQGDRSTGGNKPATVETGATVQVPLFITTGEKIKVDTRDGRYLGRA is encoded by the coding sequence ATGGCCACCACCAACGACCTGAAGAACGGTCTGGTTCTCAACCTCGACGGCGAGCTGTGGTCCGTCGTGGAGTTCCAGCACGTCAAGCCCGGCAAGGGTGGTGCATTCGTGCGCACCACGCTCAAGAACGTGCTGTCCGGGAAGGTCGTCGACAAGACCTTCAACGCGGGCACCAAGGTCGAAACCGCGACCGTCGACAAGCGCACCATGCAATACCTCTACGCGGACGGCGAAGACTTCGTCTTCATGGATCTCGACACCTACGACCAGATCCACGTCGCCGGCGGCACCGTCGGTGAGGCGTCCAACTACCTGCTGCCCGAGGCCGAGGCGATCGTCGCGACCCACGAGGGCGTGCCGCTCTACGTCGAGCTTCCGACCAGCGTGGTGCTGGAGGTCACCTACACCGAGCCGGGCCTGCAGGGCGACCGCTCCACGGGCGGCAACAAGCCCGCCACCGTCGAGACCGGCGCGACCGTCCAGGTCCCGCTGTTCATCACCACCGGTGAGAAGATCAAGGTCGACACCCGCGACGGCCGTTACCTCGGCCGCGCCTGA
- the nusB gene encoding transcription antitermination factor NusB, whose product MPARRKARKRALDVLFEADLRDRPPGDVLTDYVARLERPLPGHLDYAEGLVKGVATHLDRIDELIASYAEGWTIDRMPVVDRNLARIAVYELLYVDEIDDAVAITEAVELARQMSTDDSPRFLNGLIGRIAEYAPR is encoded by the coding sequence ATGCCCGCGCGCCGCAAGGCGCGCAAGAGGGCCCTCGACGTGCTGTTCGAAGCCGACCTGCGCGACCGGCCACCGGGTGACGTCCTCACGGACTACGTGGCCCGGCTGGAACGGCCGCTCCCGGGCCATCTGGACTACGCGGAGGGCCTGGTCAAGGGCGTCGCGACGCATCTCGACCGGATCGACGAGCTGATCGCGAGCTACGCCGAGGGCTGGACGATCGACCGCATGCCGGTGGTCGACCGCAACCTGGCCCGGATCGCGGTCTACGAGCTGCTCTACGTCGACGAGATCGACGACGCCGTCGCGATCACCGAGGCGGTCGAGCTCGCCCGGCAGATGTCGACGGACGACAGTCCCCGGTTCCTCAACGGCCTCATCGGTCGCATCGCGGAGTACGCACCGCGATAA
- a CDS encoding transcriptional regulator, producing the protein MASEYAKSLGARLRSIRQQQGLSLQGVEEKSNGRWKAVVVGSYERGDRAVTVSRLAELADFYRVPVSELLPDGSGVRHEPTNKIVLDLERLYDEASEELAYVARYARAIQQQRGDYNGRVLSIRADDLRALAIVYDSSPSGLIERLNEHGVLVADPRAFFAS; encoded by the coding sequence ATGGCTTCTGAGTACGCCAAGTCGTTGGGCGCGCGTCTGCGCTCCATCCGCCAACAGCAGGGCCTTTCCCTGCAAGGTGTGGAGGAGAAGTCGAACGGCCGTTGGAAGGCGGTCGTCGTCGGCTCCTACGAGCGCGGTGACCGGGCCGTGACGGTGTCCCGCCTCGCCGAGCTCGCCGACTTCTACCGGGTCCCCGTCTCGGAGCTGCTGCCCGACGGCAGCGGTGTCCGGCACGAGCCCACCAACAAGATCGTCCTGGACCTCGAGCGGCTGTACGACGAGGCGTCCGAGGAGCTGGCCTACGTGGCGCGCTACGCGCGGGCGATACAGCAGCAGCGCGGTGACTACAACGGCCGGGTCCTCTCGATCCGCGCCGACGACCTGCGCGCGCTGGCGATCGTCTACGACTCGTCGCCGTCGGGCCTGATCGAGCGCCTCAACGAGCACGGCGTTCTCGTCGCCGACCCGCGGGCCTTCTTCGCCAGCTGA
- the pyrR gene encoding bifunctional pyr operon transcriptional regulator/uracil phosphoribosyltransferase PyrR → MAYAQAASNSTTSGSPPSVKVILTETDLQRVVDRIAHQILEKTDGADGTVLLGIPTRGVPLAHRLAARIAAFEGVDVPVGVLDVTLYRDDLRLKATRALGPTDLPSGGIDGRRVILVDDVLFSGRTVRAALDALSDLGRPSSVQLAVIVDRGHRELPIRADYVGKNIPTARNEIVKVALAEIDGTDEVKLIGEETK, encoded by the coding sequence GTGGCCTATGCTCAGGCCGCCTCAAACTCGACGACGTCCGGTTCGCCACCGTCGGTGAAGGTCATCCTCACAGAGACGGATCTGCAGCGGGTCGTCGACCGCATCGCGCATCAGATCCTGGAAAAGACCGACGGCGCCGACGGCACCGTCCTGCTCGGCATCCCGACCCGCGGTGTCCCGTTGGCCCACCGCCTGGCCGCCCGCATCGCCGCCTTCGAGGGCGTCGACGTGCCCGTCGGTGTGCTGGACGTCACTCTCTACCGCGACGACCTGCGACTCAAGGCGACCCGCGCGCTCGGCCCCACCGACCTGCCGTCGGGTGGCATCGACGGCCGGCGGGTCATCCTCGTCGACGACGTGCTGTTCTCCGGCCGCACCGTGCGGGCCGCCCTCGACGCCCTGTCGGACCTCGGCCGGCCCAGCTCCGTGCAGCTCGCCGTGATCGTCGACCGCGGCCACCGGGAGCTGCCGATCCGGGCCGACTACGTCGGCAAGAACATCCCGACCGCGCGCAACGAGATCGTGAAGGTCGCGCTCGCCGAGATCGACGGCACCGACGAGGTCAAGCTCATCGGCGAGGAGACCAAATGA
- a CDS encoding aspartate carbamoyltransferase catalytic subunit, whose amino-acid sequence MIKHLLSAADLDAEHATLVLDTAAELANLSSREVKKLPTLRGRTVVNLFYEDSTRTRISFEAAAKRLSADVINFSAKGSSVSKGESLKDTALTLQAMGADAVVVRHPASGAPHRLAQWVDGSVVNAGDGTHEHPTQALLDAYTMRSRLGRLAGLHVAIVGDVLHSRVARSNVLLLTTLGAKVTVVGPPTLIPVDVGPALSPELSVSYDLDAVLPQVDVVMMLRVQRERMNDSYFPSTREYSRRYGLDAARMRRLPEHAIVMHPGPMVRGMEITPEVADSARSTIVEQVANGVSVRMAVLYLLLGGK is encoded by the coding sequence ATGATCAAGCATCTGCTGTCCGCCGCCGACCTCGACGCCGAGCACGCCACGCTGGTCCTGGACACCGCGGCCGAGCTGGCCAACCTGTCGAGCCGCGAGGTGAAGAAGCTGCCGACGCTGCGCGGCCGCACGGTGGTCAACCTCTTCTACGAGGACTCCACCCGCACCCGGATCTCCTTCGAGGCCGCCGCGAAGCGACTCTCCGCCGACGTCATCAACTTCTCCGCCAAGGGTTCCAGCGTCTCCAAGGGCGAGAGCCTCAAGGACACCGCGCTGACCCTGCAGGCGATGGGCGCCGACGCGGTCGTCGTCCGCCACCCGGCCTCCGGCGCGCCGCACCGGCTGGCCCAGTGGGTCGACGGCTCGGTGGTCAACGCCGGCGACGGAACCCACGAGCACCCGACCCAGGCGCTGCTCGACGCGTACACGATGCGCTCGCGCCTGGGCCGGCTGGCTGGCCTGCACGTCGCGATCGTCGGCGACGTGCTGCACAGCCGGGTCGCCCGGTCCAACGTGCTGCTGCTGACCACGCTCGGCGCGAAGGTCACGGTGGTCGGGCCGCCGACGCTGATCCCGGTCGACGTCGGCCCGGCCCTCTCGCCCGAGCTGAGCGTCTCCTACGACCTCGACGCCGTGCTGCCGCAGGTCGACGTCGTGATGATGCTGCGCGTCCAGCGCGAGCGGATGAACGATTCCTACTTCCCGTCGACCCGGGAATACAGCCGCCGCTACGGCCTCGACGCCGCCCGCATGCGCCGGCTGCCCGAGCACGCGATCGTCATGCACCCCGGCCCGATGGTCCGCGGCATGGAGATTACTCCGGAGGTGGCCGACTCGGCCCGCTCCACCATCGTCGAACAGGTCGCCAACGGCGTCTCCGTCCGGATGGCCGTCCTCTACCTGCTCCTGGGGGGCAAATGA
- a CDS encoding dihydroorotase: MSSSTYLVKGVSVLGAEPTDLLVRDGVIAEGGAADQVVDAAGLVALPGLVDLHTHLREPGREDAETVESGSRAAALGGYTAVCAMANTSPVADTAGVVEQVWRLGREAGLVDVQPIGAVTVGLAGQHLAELGAMATSAAKVRIFSDDGHCVSDPRLMRRALEYVKAFDGVIAQHAEEPRLTEGAQMHEGEVSARLGLTGWPAVAEEAIIARDALLAGHVGARLHVCHVSTAGSVDVIRQAKAAGVRVTAEVTPHHLLLTDERASSYDPVFKVNPPLRTQADVLALRAALAEGLIDIVATDHAPHAVEDKECEWAYARPGMLGLETALSIVLDVLGPDWELIAQRMSRTPARIAGLAEHGHTPAPGAPATFTLVDPAARWEVDPSVSASRSRNTPYAGMTLPGRIVATFLRGEPTVLDGKAVK, translated from the coding sequence ATGAGCAGCAGCACGTACCTGGTCAAGGGCGTCAGCGTCCTCGGCGCGGAGCCGACCGACCTGCTGGTCCGCGACGGCGTCATCGCGGAAGGGGGCGCGGCGGACCAGGTCGTCGACGCTGCCGGGCTCGTCGCGCTGCCCGGCCTGGTCGACCTGCACACCCACCTGCGCGAGCCCGGCCGCGAGGACGCCGAGACCGTCGAGTCCGGCTCGCGCGCGGCGGCGCTCGGTGGTTACACCGCGGTCTGCGCGATGGCCAACACCTCGCCGGTCGCCGACACCGCGGGCGTGGTCGAGCAGGTCTGGCGGCTCGGCCGGGAGGCCGGCCTCGTCGACGTGCAGCCGATCGGCGCCGTGACCGTCGGGTTGGCCGGCCAGCACCTCGCGGAGCTCGGCGCGATGGCCACCTCTGCCGCCAAGGTGCGGATCTTCTCCGACGACGGCCACTGCGTCTCCGATCCGCGCCTGATGCGCCGCGCCCTGGAATACGTCAAGGCGTTCGACGGCGTGATCGCGCAGCACGCCGAGGAGCCCCGGCTGACCGAGGGCGCGCAGATGCACGAGGGCGAGGTCTCCGCCCGGCTCGGGCTGACCGGCTGGCCGGCCGTGGCCGAGGAGGCGATCATCGCCCGCGACGCGCTGCTCGCCGGCCACGTCGGCGCCCGGCTGCACGTCTGCCACGTCTCCACCGCCGGCTCGGTCGACGTGATCCGGCAGGCCAAGGCGGCCGGCGTGCGGGTGACCGCCGAGGTGACGCCGCACCACCTGCTGCTCACCGACGAGCGGGCCAGCTCGTACGACCCGGTGTTCAAGGTGAACCCGCCGCTGCGCACCCAGGCCGACGTGCTCGCGCTGCGGGCCGCGCTGGCCGAGGGCCTGATCGACATCGTGGCCACCGACCACGCGCCGCACGCGGTGGAGGACAAGGAATGCGAGTGGGCGTACGCGCGCCCCGGCATGCTCGGCCTCGAGACGGCACTGTCCATCGTGCTCGACGTGCTCGGCCCCGACTGGGAGCTGATCGCGCAGCGGATGTCGCGCACGCCGGCCCGGATCGCCGGACTGGCCGAGCACGGCCACACCCCGGCCCCGGGCGCGCCGGCCACCTTCACGCTGGTGGACCCGGCGGCCCGCTGGGAGGTCGACCCGTCGGTGTCGGCGTCCCGCTCGCGCAACACCCCGTACGCGGGGATGACCCTGCCCGGCCGGATCGTCGCGACCTTCCTGCGCGGCGAACCGACGGTGCTGGACGGAAAGGCAGTGAAATGA